One genomic window of Spirochaetia bacterium 38H-sp includes the following:
- a CDS encoding acetyl-CoA carboxylase carboxyltransferase subunit alpha: MSDIKKIKEQINNIKTELSQTKPELAEELEAILKKLETPQEAKTEEEKIWKSVELARHIQRPTTLDYISRITENFMELHGDRCFGDDPALIGGIAIFEGSPVTIIGHQKGQNMKENIKRNYGMAHPEGYRKALRLAKQAEKFNRPIFTFIDTSGAYPGITAEERGIGEAIARNLKELSILKVPVICIIIGEGGSGGALGIGVGDRVYMLRNSIYSVISPEGCASILLRDASRAKEAAKLMKLTAPYLLEFGIIDGIIEEPEGGAHTDIDATASNIKETLSSALQQLKAKKPAQLIKERTQKLFSLGVYDALEKTPAIKKISIDL, translated from the coding sequence ATGTCGGACATAAAAAAGATAAAAGAGCAAATTAACAACATAAAAACAGAGCTCTCTCAGACAAAACCCGAGCTTGCAGAAGAATTAGAAGCAATACTCAAAAAGCTGGAAACCCCACAGGAAGCAAAAACAGAAGAAGAAAAAATATGGAAAAGCGTAGAACTTGCAAGACACATACAACGTCCTACAACACTTGACTATATAAGCCGCATAACAGAAAACTTTATGGAACTCCACGGCGACAGATGCTTTGGAGATGACCCCGCACTCATAGGCGGCATTGCAATATTTGAAGGCAGCCCTGTAACCATAATAGGCCACCAAAAAGGCCAGAACATGAAAGAAAACATAAAAAGAAACTATGGAATGGCTCATCCGGAAGGTTATAGAAAAGCCCTCAGACTTGCAAAACAAGCAGAAAAGTTTAACAGGCCCATTTTTACCTTTATAGACACATCAGGCGCCTATCCTGGAATAACAGCAGAAGAAAGAGGCATTGGCGAAGCCATAGCGAGAAACCTCAAAGAACTAAGCATATTAAAAGTTCCTGTAATATGCATAATCATAGGAGAAGGCGGATCCGGCGGAGCGCTGGGTATAGGCGTAGGAGACCGTGTATACATGCTTAGAAACTCAATCTATTCTGTAATATCCCCGGAAGGCTGTGCCTCTATCCTTCTCAGAGACGCATCCCGCGCAAAAGAAGCCGCAAAACTCATGAAGCTCACAGCACCATATCTGCTTGAGTTTGGCATTATCGATGGCATAATAGAAGAACCAGAAGGAGGCGCACATACGGACATAGATGCAACAGCCAGCAACATCAAAGAAACACTCTCATCTGCACTCCAGCAACTCAAAGCAAAAAAACCCGCACAACTGATAAAAGAACGTACACAAAAACTATTTTCTCTTGGAGTATATGACGCACTGGAAAAAACACCGGCCATCAAAAAAATAAGCATAGACCTATAA
- the accD gene encoding acetyl-CoA carboxylase, carboxyltransferase subunit beta, whose protein sequence is MSLSDTLKKLLGGVNSAYRPELKTDLGISARRFVEKKHQCPVCQTHLESWQLTETRYVCPTCDHHFRLNAWERIHFLADEGSFKETDSDIRSKDPLGFPGYADKIKSAMEKTGLNEAVVNGIAKIEGRDLVMSVMSFSFIGGSMGSVVGEKVTRAMLRGIEQRLPVLVVTASGGARMHEGIFSLMQMAKTSHAAALMEKEGIPLFILLTDPTTGGVTASFAMLGDVILAEPNALIGFAGPRVIEGTIKQKLPEGFQRAAFQQEKGFVDAVVHRSKLRSTLAFLIDTHSISQKGWL, encoded by the coding sequence GTGAGCCTTTCTGATACATTAAAAAAACTCTTAGGAGGAGTTAACTCTGCTTATAGACCGGAGCTCAAGACTGACCTGGGGATAAGCGCAAGACGCTTTGTAGAAAAAAAACACCAGTGTCCAGTATGCCAGACCCATCTGGAATCCTGGCAGCTTACGGAAACCCGATATGTATGTCCCACCTGTGACCATCACTTTAGACTCAATGCATGGGAGAGGATACACTTCCTTGCAGATGAAGGCAGCTTTAAAGAAACCGATTCTGATATAAGAAGCAAGGACCCTCTTGGGTTTCCGGGCTATGCGGATAAAATAAAATCAGCAATGGAAAAAACCGGTCTTAACGAAGCTGTTGTAAACGGAATCGCAAAAATAGAAGGCAGAGATCTTGTCATGTCTGTAATGAGCTTCTCCTTTATAGGAGGAAGCATGGGCTCCGTGGTAGGAGAAAAAGTAACACGTGCAATGTTGAGAGGAATAGAACAAAGATTGCCTGTATTGGTGGTAACAGCATCTGGAGGAGCAAGAATGCACGAGGGGATATTTTCCCTCATGCAGATGGCAAAAACCTCCCATGCTGCAGCCCTTATGGAAAAAGAAGGCATACCTCTTTTTATACTTCTAACAGATCCCACTACAGGCGGAGTTACAGCCTCTTTTGCAATGCTTGGTGATGTGATACTTGCAGAACCCAACGCTCTTATAGGCTTTGCAGGTCCTAGAGTAATAGAAGGCACAATCAAGCAGAAACTCCCGGAGGGATTCCAGAGAGCCGCATTTCAGCAGGAAAAAGGGTTTGTGGACGCTGTGGTGCATAGGAGCAAACTGAGATCAACACTGGCTTTTCTCATAGACACCCACAGCATATCTCAGAAAGGATGGTTGTAA